Proteins from one Salinispora arenicola genomic window:
- a CDS encoding DLW-39 family protein — translation MFKKLLILVGIVGVAAIVAKRVKESSDERALWHEATSAPDLR, via the coding sequence ATGTTCAAGAAGCTGCTGATTCTCGTCGGTATCGTCGGTGTGGCGGCCATCGTGGCCAAGCGGGTGAAGGAATCCAGCGACGAGCGTGCCCTGTGGCACGAGGCCACCTCCGCACCCGACCTGCGCTGA
- a CDS encoding DUF3566 domain-containing protein: MTETQAKSGNAGNSANPVDEEGAKSGAPAAGRAAVGRATVPADVPAPKFTRAPGMAPPPDKPTKGPESAEDPAEATKVEPPRADGAATAEATPGTTQPVTAGAGQTNTTALGSLTGALRLGDTGTQPRVTGTARPQPGSAGRPQGGGLPPGVGGAAAVGAARVGEAVRAARTAVSSAASRGPRRARLNLRRIDPWSVMKFAFAVSVVLFIVVVVATSVLYLALDAMGVFASVNDSLSDLVNAGGGQSADGFQITARGVILSSALIGLVNVVLFTALATLGAFVYNVCADLVGGVELTLAERD; encoded by the coding sequence ATGACGGAGACACAGGCGAAGTCGGGGAACGCGGGGAACTCGGCCAACCCGGTGGACGAGGAAGGCGCCAAGAGCGGTGCCCCAGCAGCCGGGCGCGCGGCGGTGGGCCGCGCGACCGTACCCGCCGACGTGCCTGCCCCGAAATTCACCAGGGCTCCGGGGATGGCGCCGCCGCCGGACAAGCCGACCAAGGGTCCGGAATCCGCCGAAGATCCAGCCGAGGCGACCAAGGTCGAGCCGCCGCGTGCGGATGGTGCTGCCACTGCCGAGGCGACGCCCGGCACGACCCAGCCGGTCACCGCTGGAGCTGGACAGACCAACACGACCGCCCTGGGGAGTCTGACCGGCGCGCTTCGGCTCGGCGACACCGGAACTCAGCCGCGGGTGACCGGAACAGCCCGTCCGCAGCCGGGCTCCGCCGGCCGGCCCCAAGGCGGCGGGCTTCCGCCTGGTGTCGGCGGGGCGGCGGCCGTCGGGGCGGCACGAGTCGGCGAGGCGGTGCGCGCGGCGCGCACCGCGGTCAGCTCGGCCGCGTCCCGCGGGCCACGCCGGGCCCGGCTGAACCTGCGGCGGATCGACCCGTGGTCGGTCATGAAATTCGCCTTCGCGGTGTCGGTGGTGCTCTTCATCGTCGTGGTGGTCGCGACCTCGGTGCTGTATCTGGCACTGGACGCGATGGGCGTGTTCGCCAGCGTCAACGACAGTTTGAGCGATCTGGTCAACGCGGGCGGCGGTCAGAGCGCCGACGGCTTCCAGATCACCGCCCGCGGCGTGATCCTGAGTTCCGCGTTGATCGGCCTGGTCAACGTCGTGCTGTTCACCGCACTGGCCACGCTGGGCGCATTCGTCTACAACGTGTGCGCCGACCTGGTGGGCGGTGTCGAGCTGACGCTCGCCGAGCGCGACTGA
- a CDS encoding DUF397 domain-containing protein: MTQLREYRKSTRSGGSGGNCVEWAHAAPMVYIRDSKDPAGPELAATYSEWEDLIRAVGAGHEHPWVIQLPSGVQVCKDGQELRFTSAEWTAFRAGINDGECVPVGV; the protein is encoded by the coding sequence ATGACTCAGCTCCGCGAATACCGTAAAAGCACCCGATCTGGGGGCTCCGGTGGCAATTGTGTCGAATGGGCGCACGCAGCTCCCATGGTCTATATTCGGGACAGCAAAGACCCGGCTGGGCCGGAGCTGGCCGCCACCTACTCCGAGTGGGAAGACCTCATCCGGGCGGTGGGGGCGGGCCACGAGCACCCATGGGTCATCCAGCTACCCAGCGGCGTCCAGGTCTGCAAGGACGGGCAGGAACTGCGGTTCACGTCGGCAGAGTGGACGGCGTTCCGCGCAGGGATCAACGATGGAGAATGCGTACCGGTGGGCGTGTAG
- a CDS encoding L-threonylcarbamoyladenylate synthase — protein MSADSGVAEAAAVLRAGGLVAFPTETVYGLGANALDAQAVARIFAAKARPSFDPLITHLAEAAELEKLVGTVSPAVAVLAERFWPGPLTLIVDRPAAIPPIVTSGLETMAVRVPDHAAARGLIAAAGVPVAAPSANRFGQLSPTWAEHVVAGLGAAVDVVLDGGPTRCGIESTIVDVRGERPVVLRLGALPVESLEEAVGPVTVRPGSSGQPVAPGTLAAHYAPRTPLRLVTGAGPMDGGGARRGFLGFRSRPAGEWAAVEVLSSDGDLTEAAARLFDALHRLDGAGVDEIVVEPVPEVGVGRAVNDRLRRAAATWG, from the coding sequence ATGTCCGCCGACAGTGGTGTCGCCGAGGCGGCTGCCGTCCTGCGGGCCGGCGGTCTGGTGGCCTTCCCCACCGAGACGGTGTACGGCCTGGGTGCGAATGCACTGGACGCTCAGGCGGTGGCCCGGATCTTCGCGGCCAAGGCACGGCCGAGCTTCGATCCGCTGATCACCCACCTGGCCGAGGCGGCGGAGTTGGAGAAGCTGGTGGGCACGGTGTCGCCGGCGGTGGCGGTGCTGGCCGAGCGGTTCTGGCCCGGTCCGTTGACGCTGATCGTGGACCGGCCGGCGGCGATTCCACCAATCGTCACCTCCGGGTTGGAGACGATGGCGGTGCGGGTGCCGGACCATGCGGCGGCTCGCGGGTTGATCGCGGCGGCGGGGGTGCCCGTGGCGGCACCGAGCGCAAACCGGTTCGGACAGCTCAGTCCGACGTGGGCCGAGCACGTGGTGGCGGGGCTGGGGGCGGCAGTCGACGTGGTGCTCGACGGTGGGCCGACCCGGTGTGGGATCGAGTCGACGATCGTGGACGTGCGAGGTGAGCGTCCGGTGGTGCTGCGGCTGGGCGCACTGCCGGTGGAGTCGCTGGAGGAAGCGGTCGGCCCGGTGACCGTCCGGCCAGGCAGTTCGGGGCAGCCGGTGGCGCCGGGGACGCTGGCGGCGCACTACGCCCCGCGTACGCCGTTGCGGTTGGTCACGGGTGCCGGACCGATGGACGGCGGGGGTGCCCGGCGGGGATTTCTGGGCTTCCGCAGCCGACCGGCGGGGGAGTGGGCGGCGGTCGAGGTGCTGTCCAGCGATGGTGACCTGACCGAGGCGGCGGCCCGGCTGTTCGACGCGCTGCACCGGCTGGATGGTGCCGGCGTCGACGAGATCGTCGTCGAACCGGTGCCTGAGGTGGGCGTGGGCCGGGCAGTCAACGACCGGTTGCGCCGCGCCGCCGCTACCTGGGGGTAA
- a CDS encoding calcium-binding protein, protein MLVPALALAVAGLGAPAAAAPAASVLECAGKPATIVGTPGFDDIVGTPAADVIVALDGDDAIRGLGGDDTICGGDGEDVIFGQNGDDLVLGGAGHDIIQGGAGDDDVRGGAGHDIVGGGNGDDDVIGDVGHDRLTGGNGRDFMSGDAGDDHIFGNDDFDVLLGDAGNDRLSGGRENDLIFGGANNDILSGGHGDDGLDGGPGNDTLTGGDGDDGLVGGSGNDQLSGGAGSDGLEGDDGNDRLTGGSGDDGLGGGSGDDILIGGDGNDGLNGGNGRDQISGGKGTELIFGGAGDDIIQGGSDSDRILGDAGNDRIHGNGGDDIIDGGAGNDYASGGNGNDRMEGGSGNDRLFGNADDDNLDGQTGVNFNNGGAGTNICQNPAVGPGC, encoded by the coding sequence GTGCTGGTTCCCGCGCTGGCACTCGCTGTCGCCGGACTGGGTGCACCAGCAGCAGCGGCCCCAGCCGCATCCGTTCTGGAATGTGCAGGTAAGCCGGCCACGATCGTCGGTACGCCCGGGTTCGACGACATCGTCGGCACTCCCGCCGCGGACGTGATCGTCGCCCTCGACGGAGATGACGCCATTCGTGGCCTGGGCGGCGACGACACCATCTGCGGTGGTGACGGTGAAGATGTCATCTTCGGGCAGAACGGCGACGACCTCGTCCTCGGTGGCGCTGGACACGACATCATCCAGGGCGGTGCCGGTGACGACGACGTCCGCGGCGGCGCCGGGCACGACATCGTCGGTGGGGGAAACGGGGATGACGACGTCATCGGCGACGTTGGTCATGACCGCCTCACCGGCGGAAACGGCCGGGACTTCATGTCCGGTGATGCCGGCGACGACCACATCTTCGGCAACGACGACTTCGATGTCCTGCTCGGCGACGCCGGTAACGACCGTCTCTCCGGCGGCAGGGAAAACGACCTTATCTTTGGTGGAGCCAACAACGACATCCTCTCCGGCGGCCACGGTGACGACGGTCTCGACGGCGGCCCCGGAAACGACACCCTCACCGGCGGGGACGGAGACGACGGCCTGGTAGGGGGCAGCGGCAACGACCAGCTTTCTGGCGGGGCCGGCAGTGACGGTCTCGAGGGCGATGACGGAAACGATCGACTCACCGGCGGCAGCGGAGACGATGGGCTTGGCGGCGGGTCCGGTGACGACATTCTCATCGGTGGCGACGGAAACGACGGCCTCAATGGCGGTAACGGTCGCGACCAAATCTCCGGGGGCAAGGGAACCGAACTGATATTCGGAGGTGCCGGCGACGACATCATCCAGGGCGGTAGTGACAGCGATCGAATTCTGGGTGACGCGGGCAACGACCGCATCCACGGCAACGGCGGCGACGATATCATCGATGGCGGCGCCGGCAACGACTACGCCTCCGGTGGTAATGGAAATGACCGCATGGAGGGTGGATCCGGTAACGACCGTCTCTTCGGAAATGCCGATGACGACAACCTCGATGGTCAGACCGGCGTGAACTTCAACAATGGTGGTGCCGGGACCAACATCTGCCAGAACCCCGCGGTGGGACCTGGCTGCTAG
- a CDS encoding helix-turn-helix domain-containing protein, translating into MPTPAPAAGPTVVRRQLGRQLRRLRDTTRASVDEVVAHRRLGISRAKLFKMEAGRHPVKPQDVAVLCAHYQASADETEQLTALALATGGQSWWHVYGDDVPEWFSLYLEIEPAAAMIRTYESELIPGLLQTPEYARAVYRARNPDDSDYEIESRVSLRINRQAILTRADPQPPALHVVLNEAAVRREVGGSDVMAEQIIRLRQVATRPNTTISVLPLAGGAHAAMESAFVILDFPDPAEDPSVVYLDSPSSAAYLQKGVEIARYETIFGLVCCQAVPILEYQP; encoded by the coding sequence ATGCCCACTCCAGCCCCAGCAGCTGGCCCGACCGTGGTCCGCCGCCAACTCGGCCGGCAACTGCGCCGGCTACGCGACACCACCCGTGCATCGGTTGACGAGGTAGTCGCGCATCGGCGGCTCGGCATCAGCCGAGCGAAGTTGTTCAAGATGGAGGCCGGACGACACCCGGTCAAACCTCAAGATGTCGCGGTGCTGTGTGCGCACTACCAGGCATCGGCAGACGAAACCGAGCAGCTGACCGCGCTCGCATTGGCGACGGGCGGTCAGAGTTGGTGGCACGTCTATGGCGACGATGTCCCGGAGTGGTTCAGCCTCTACTTGGAGATCGAACCCGCTGCGGCGATGATCCGGACCTACGAGTCCGAACTGATCCCGGGCCTGTTGCAGACACCCGAGTACGCGCGCGCCGTCTACCGGGCACGCAACCCAGACGACAGCGACTACGAAATCGAAAGTCGTGTCTCGCTAAGGATCAATCGCCAGGCGATCCTCACGCGGGCCGACCCCCAACCACCGGCCTTGCATGTCGTACTCAACGAGGCGGCGGTGCGGCGCGAGGTCGGCGGGTCGGATGTGATGGCCGAGCAAATCATCAGGCTACGTCAGGTGGCAACCCGACCCAACACCACCATCTCGGTCCTACCGCTCGCAGGTGGCGCGCACGCCGCGATGGAGTCCGCGTTCGTGATCCTGGACTTTCCGGACCCAGCGGAGGACCCGTCAGTTGTCTATCTCGACTCGCCCAGCTCCGCCGCGTACCTGCAAAAGGGTGTCGAGATCGCCCGGTACGAAACGATATTCGGGCTTGTCTGCTGCCAAGCCGTTCCGATCCTGGAGTATCAGCCATGA
- a CDS encoding DUF397 domain-containing protein, giving the protein MAVTDLTGAIWRKSSRSGSTGGNCVEVADNLSGVVGVRDSKDPTGPALVFGPEAWRAFVTHAKQR; this is encoded by the coding sequence ATGGCGGTGACTGACCTGACGGGCGCCATCTGGCGCAAGAGTAGCCGGAGCGGCAGCACTGGCGGCAACTGTGTGGAGGTGGCCGACAACCTCTCCGGCGTCGTGGGCGTTCGGGACAGCAAAGACCCCACCGGGCCGGCACTGGTGTTCGGGCCGGAGGCGTGGCGGGCGTTCGTGACGCACGCCAAACAGCGCTAG
- the valS gene encoding valine--tRNA ligase, translating into MPAKASLEGIEQVWSRVWEQNGTYRFDRSVTRDDVYSIDTPPPTVSGALHVGHVFSYTHADAIARFQRMRGKMVFYPMGWDDNGLPTERRVQNYYGVQCDPSLPYDPGYTPPAEPPGRPQPISRRNFVELCRNLTKIDEQAFEALWRHLGLSVDWSLTYATIDDRSRAISQRAFLRNLARGEAYLADAPTLWDVSFRTAVAQAELEDRERQGHYYRLSFRSAAGDAIHVETTRPELLPACVALVAHPDDKRYQHLFGSTAVTPLFGVPVPIKAHPLAQPDKGSGIAMICTFGDLTDVLWWRELALPTRPVMGRDGRLLPEPPPGITNAEAVAAYRTLAGLTAFSAKAKMVELLRASGDLAGDPQPTAQTVKFYEKGDKPLEIVTTRQWYVRNGGRNAQLRAALIRRGRELSWSPRFMRSRYENWVEGLAGDWIISRQRFFGVPIPVWYPLDDSGEPDYERPILPDDAALPVDPSSDTPTGYHDSQRHQPGGFTADPDVMDTWATSSLTPEIAGGWTVDDDLFGRVFPMDLRPQAHEIIRTWLFATMLRSHQEFDRLPWRTALLSGWILDPDRKKMSKSKGNSAVTPMSLLAEYGSDAVRYWAVSGRPGTDTAFDTGQMKIGRRLAIKILNATKFVLRFESPTLRAPHVAHVTEPLDRSMLARLADVVAAATTGFTQYDYTRSLECTEHFFWSFCDDYLELVKERAYGNPDDPAVRSAHAALALALRTLLRLFAPMLPFVTEEAWSWWQEGSVHRASWPARQELVGDADGVDRANRIDKFNGSDEAVDDLLGLASGVLAAIRRAKSEAQQSMRASVAQLTLRGRASDLAAFALVSRDVRAAGVVRDVDTAEADVPLTPEITLG; encoded by the coding sequence GTGCCAGCCAAGGCGTCCCTCGAGGGCATCGAGCAGGTCTGGTCGCGGGTATGGGAGCAGAACGGCACCTATCGCTTCGACCGCTCGGTAACCCGGGACGACGTGTACTCGATCGACACCCCGCCGCCGACGGTCAGCGGGGCGCTGCACGTCGGTCACGTCTTCTCCTACACCCACGCCGACGCTATCGCCCGGTTCCAGCGGATGCGGGGCAAGATGGTGTTCTACCCGATGGGCTGGGACGACAACGGTCTGCCCACCGAGCGGCGGGTGCAGAACTACTACGGGGTGCAGTGCGACCCCTCCCTTCCGTACGACCCCGGCTACACCCCACCAGCCGAGCCACCGGGCCGGCCACAGCCGATCTCCCGGCGTAACTTCGTGGAGCTGTGCAGGAACCTCACGAAGATCGACGAGCAGGCGTTCGAGGCCCTGTGGCGGCACCTTGGCCTGTCCGTTGACTGGTCCTTGACGTATGCGACGATCGACGACCGGAGTCGGGCGATCTCGCAGCGGGCCTTCCTGCGCAACCTGGCACGCGGCGAGGCGTACCTGGCGGATGCCCCGACCCTCTGGGATGTCAGCTTTCGGACGGCCGTCGCGCAGGCCGAGCTGGAGGATCGCGAACGCCAGGGCCACTACTACCGGCTCTCCTTCCGCTCGGCGGCCGGTGACGCCATCCACGTCGAGACCACCCGGCCGGAGTTGCTACCGGCCTGCGTCGCGCTCGTCGCCCACCCGGATGACAAGCGATACCAGCACCTGTTCGGCAGCACCGCCGTCACGCCGCTCTTCGGTGTCCCGGTGCCGATCAAGGCCCACCCGCTGGCGCAGCCGGACAAGGGCTCCGGCATCGCGATGATCTGCACCTTCGGCGACCTGACGGACGTGCTGTGGTGGCGGGAGCTGGCCCTGCCGACCCGGCCGGTGATGGGTCGCGACGGCCGCCTACTCCCCGAGCCACCCCCCGGGATCACCAACGCCGAGGCCGTGGCGGCATACCGGACGTTGGCCGGCCTGACGGCGTTCTCCGCCAAGGCGAAGATGGTGGAGCTGCTGCGCGCCTCCGGGGATCTCGCGGGAGACCCACAGCCCACCGCCCAGACGGTCAAGTTCTACGAGAAGGGCGACAAGCCCCTCGAAATCGTCACCACCCGCCAGTGGTATGTCCGCAACGGTGGTCGGAACGCCCAGCTGCGGGCCGCCCTGATCCGCCGCGGGCGTGAGCTGTCCTGGTCCCCCCGGTTCATGCGCAGCCGGTACGAGAACTGGGTCGAGGGCCTCGCGGGAGACTGGATCATCAGTCGACAGCGCTTCTTCGGTGTGCCGATCCCGGTCTGGTATCCGCTCGACGACTCGGGCGAGCCCGACTATGAGCGCCCCATCCTGCCCGACGACGCGGCGCTGCCAGTCGATCCGAGCAGTGACACACCGACCGGCTACCACGACAGCCAGCGCCACCAACCGGGCGGTTTCACGGCGGACCCGGATGTCATGGATACCTGGGCCACGTCCTCGCTCACGCCGGAGATCGCCGGCGGGTGGACGGTCGACGACGATCTTTTCGGCCGGGTCTTCCCCATGGACCTCCGTCCGCAGGCGCACGAAATCATCCGGACGTGGCTGTTCGCCACCATGCTCCGGTCGCACCAGGAGTTCGACCGCCTGCCCTGGCGTACAGCGCTGCTGTCGGGTTGGATCCTCGACCCGGACCGCAAGAAGATGTCAAAGTCCAAGGGAAACAGCGCGGTCACACCGATGTCCCTCCTGGCCGAATACGGGTCCGACGCCGTCCGGTACTGGGCCGTCAGCGGCCGTCCGGGCACCGACACGGCCTTCGACACCGGCCAGATGAAGATCGGCCGCCGGCTCGCCATCAAGATCTTGAACGCTACCAAGTTCGTGCTGCGGTTCGAGTCTCCGACGCTCCGGGCACCCCACGTGGCGCACGTGACCGAACCGCTCGACCGTTCGATGCTGGCCCGTCTGGCCGATGTGGTCGCCGCCGCCACTACCGGGTTCACCCAGTACGACTACACCCGGTCCCTCGAGTGCACGGAGCATTTCTTCTGGTCGTTCTGTGACGACTACCTGGAGCTGGTCAAGGAACGCGCGTACGGGAACCCGGACGATCCCGCCGTCCGCTCGGCCCATGCGGCGCTCGCGTTGGCGCTGCGCACGCTGCTGCGACTGTTCGCGCCGATGCTGCCGTTCGTCACCGAGGAAGCCTGGTCGTGGTGGCAGGAGGGTTCGGTGCACCGGGCATCGTGGCCCGCCCGGCAGGAACTCGTCGGCGACGCCGACGGCGTCGACCGGGCCAACCGCATCGATAAGTTCAACGGCTCCGACGAGGCCGTGGACGACCTGCTCGGGCTCGCCTCCGGCGTGCTCGCCGCCATCCGGCGGGCGAAATCCGAGGCGCAGCAGTCGATGCGGGCATCGGTGGCCCAGCTCACCCTGCGCGGACGCGCCTCCGACCTCGCCGCCTTCGCTCTGGTCAGTCGGGACGTCCGGGCAGCGGGTGTGGTGCGCGACGTCGACACCGCCGAGGCGGACGTGCCGTTGACACCGGAGATCACACTCGGCTGA
- a CDS encoding RCC1 domain-containing protein — MGRFCRWAVRGADAGRVGRVIVGWFLLVAAVTVTQAVTGVWSLAAQHMPSPSSVASDTVLAWGQNDDGELGDGTTTDRDTPVDVDLPAGTEVTDVAAVGDHSLALTSAGTVLAWGDNSSGQLGDGTTTDRDTPVDVDLPAGTEVTAIAAGDDHSLALTSAGTVLAWGGNFSGQLGDGTTTDRDTPVDVDLPAGTEVTAIAGGDDHSLAVTSAGTVLAWGQNDDGELGDGTTTDRDTPVDVDLPAGTEVTAVAAHGDHSLALTSAGTVLAWGRNSSGQLGDGTTTDRDTPVDVDLPAGTEVTAIAAGDSHSLALTSAGTVLAWGNNSSGQLGDGTTTDRDTPADVDLPTGVTVTAITGGNDHSLAVTSAGAVLAWGNNPSGQLGDGTTTDRDTPADVDLPTGVTVTAIAAGDDHSLALTAPPTSTTTLQVTPANPTADQDITLTATVTCNVDTPTGTITFHTNTTTLATVPLITSATHTTTLPTGTHTLTAHYTSTNTCPNSQSPPTTITINPDLPITGPTLTTTTIGAASLSILAGATLIYATHRRHRPSHHHPA; from the coding sequence ATGGGAAGATTCTGCCGGTGGGCCGTCCGTGGCGCTGACGCGGGCCGGGTGGGCCGGGTCATCGTCGGCTGGTTCCTCCTGGTGGCGGCGGTGACAGTCACGCAGGCAGTCACCGGTGTGTGGTCCCTGGCCGCGCAGCACATGCCATCGCCGTCCAGTGTCGCGTCGGACACCGTCCTCGCCTGGGGCCAGAACGACGACGGCGAGTTGGGCGACGGCACCACCACCGACCGCGACACACCCGTCGACGTCGACCTACCCGCAGGCACCGAGGTCACTGACGTCGCCGCCGTCGGCGACCACAGCCTGGCATTGACCTCCGCCGGCACCGTCCTCGCCTGGGGAGACAACTCCTCCGGCCAACTGGGCGACGGCACCACCACCGACCGCGACACACCCGTCGACGTCGACCTACCCGCAGGCACCGAGGTCACCGCCATCGCCGCCGGCGACGACCACAGCCTGGCATTGACCTCCGCCGGCACCGTCCTCGCCTGGGGAGGCAACTTCTCCGGCCAGTTGGGCGACGGCACCACCACCGACCGCGACACACCCGTCGACGTCGACCTACCCGCAGGCACCGAGGTCACCGCCATCGCCGGCGGCGACGACCACAGCCTGGCAGTGACCTCCGCCGGCACCGTCCTCGCCTGGGGCCAGAACGACGACGGCGAGTTGGGCGACGGCACCACCACCGACCGCGACACACCCGTCGACGTCGACCTACCCGCAGGCACCGAGGTCACCGCCGTCGCCGCCCACGGCGACCACAGCCTGGCATTGACCTCCGCCGGCACCGTCCTCGCCTGGGGCCGCAACTCCTCCGGCCAGTTGGGCGACGGCACCACCACCGACCGCGACACACCCGTCGACGTCGACCTACCCGCAGGCACCGAGGTCACCGCCATCGCCGCCGGCGATAGCCACAGCCTGGCATTGACCTCCGCCGGCACCGTCCTCGCCTGGGGCAACAACTCCTCCGGTCAACTGGGCGACGGCACCACCACCGACCGCGACACACCCGCCGACGTCGACCTACCCACAGGCGTCACAGTCACGGCCATCACCGGCGGCAACGACCACAGCCTGGCGGTCACCTCCGCTGGCGCCGTCCTCGCCTGGGGCAACAACCCCTCCGGCCAACTGGGCGACGGCACCACCACCGACCGCGACACACCCGCCGACGTCGACCTACCCACAGGCGTCACAGTCACGGCCATCGCCGCCGGCGACGACCACAGCCTGGCCCTGACCGCACCACCGACGTCCACCACCACCCTGCAGGTCACCCCAGCCAACCCCACAGCGGATCAGGACATCACCCTCACCGCCACCGTCACCTGCAACGTCGACACCCCCACCGGAACCATCACCTTCCACACCAACACCACCACCCTGGCCACCGTGCCCCTAATCACCAGCGCCACCCACACCACCACACTGCCCACCGGCACCCACACCCTCACCGCCCACTACACCAGCACCAACACCTGCCCCAACAGCCAATCCCCACCCACCACCATCACCATCAACCCCGACCTACCCATCACCGGCCCCACCCTCACCACCACCACCATCGGAGCCGCCAGCCTGTCCATCCTGGCCGGCGCCACCCTCATCTACGCCACCCACCGCCGACACCGACCATCACACCACCACCCCGCATAG